Proteins encoded together in one Ochotona princeps isolate mOchPri1 chromosome 20, mOchPri1.hap1, whole genome shotgun sequence window:
- the MYO1G gene encoding unconventional myosin-Ig isoform X3, giving the protein MEDDEGPEYGKADFVLLDQVTMEDFMKNLQLRFEKGRIYTYIGEVLVSVNPYQPLPLYGPEAIAKYQGRELYERPPHLYAVANAAYKAMKQRARDTCIVISGESGAGKTEASKHMMQYIAAVTNPSQRAEVQRVKDVLLKSTCVLEAFGNARTNRNHNSSRFGKYMDINFDFKGDPIGGHIHSYLLEKSRVLKQHVGERNFHAFYQLLRGSTDQELSALHLERNPALYNFTRQGAGLSMGPHNALDSDEGSYRAVTDAMRLIGFSAEEVESVHRILAAILHLGNIEFVETEHNGQQKGGLAVVEESLVAHVAELTATPQDLVLRSLLARTVASGGRELIEKGHSVAEASYARDAFAKAVYQRLFEWVVDKINSIMAAKDRDPRRDGKDTVIGVLDIYGFEVLSINSFEQFCINYCNEKLQQLFIQLVLKQEQEEYEREGIAWQSVEYFNNAAIVELVERPHRGILAVLDEACSTAGPITDHIFLQTLDTHHRHHPHYTSRQLCPTDKTMEFGRDFRIKHYAGDVTYSADGFIDKNRDSLFQDIKRLLYNSADPTLRAMWPDGQQDITEVTKRPLTAGTLFKNSMVALVENLASKCL; this is encoded by the exons ATGGAGGACGATGAGGGCCCCGAGTACGGCAAGGCTGACTTTGTGCTTTTGGACCAGGTGACCATGGAGGACTTCATGAAGAACCTGCAGCTCAG GTTCGAGAAGGGCCGTATCTACACCTACATCGGCGAGGTGCTGGTGTCCGTGAATCCCTACCAACCGCTGCCCCTGTACGGGCCCGAGGCCATTGCCAAGTACCAGGGCCGGGAGCTCTATGAGCGGCCGCCTCACCTCTATGCCGTAGCCAACGCCGCCTACAAGGCCATGAAGCAGCGAGCCAGGGACACATGCATCGTCATCTCGG GAGAGAGTGGGGCCGGGAAGACAGAGGCCAGCAAGCACATGATGCAGTACATCGCAGCCGTCACCAACCCCAGCCAGAGGGCCGAGGTGCAGAG GGTCAAGGACGTGCTGCTCAAATCCACCTGCGTGCTGGAGGCCTTCGGCAACGCCCGCACCAACCGCAACCACAACTCCAGCCGCTTCGGCAAGTACATGGATATCAACTTTGACTTCAAGGGGGACCCCATCGGGGGCCATATCCACAGTTACCTGCTGGAGAAG TCTCGGGTCCTCAAGCAGCACGTGGGCGAGAGGAACTTCCATGCCTTCTATCAG CTGCTGAGAGGCAGCACGGACCAGGAGCTGAGTGCGCTACACCTGGAGAGGAATCCGGCTCTGTACAATTTCACACGCCAGGGAGCTGGGCTCAGTATGGGACCACACAAT GCCTTGGACAGCGATGAAGGGAGCTACCGGGCGGTGACAGATGCCATGAGGCTCATCGGCTTCAGTGCTGAGGAGGTGGAGTCTGTCCATCGCATCCTGGCTGCCATCCTGCACCTG GGCAACATCGAGTTTGTGGAGACAGAGCACAACGGACAGCAGAAGGGAGGTCTGGCGGTGGTGGAGGAGTCTCTGGTGGCCCATGTGGCCGAACTGACGGCCACACCCCAGGACCTGGTGCTGCGCTCCCTGCTGGCTCGCACCGTGGCCTCTGGAGGCCGGGAGCTCATTGAGAAGGGCCACAGTGTGGCTGAGGCGAGCTACGCGCGGGATGCCTTTGCCAAG GCTGTGTACCAGCGGCTGTTTGAGTGGGTGGTGGACAAGATCAACAGCATCATGGCGGCCAAGGACCGTGATCCCCGGCGAGATGGCAAGGACACAGTCATTGGTGTGCTGGACATCTACGGCTTCGAGGTGCTCTCTATCAACAG CTTTGAACAGTTCTGCATCAACTACTGCAACGAGAAGCTGCAGCAGCTCTTCATCCAGCTGGTGCtgaagcaggagcaggaggaaTACGAGCGTGAGGGCATTGCCTGGCAGAGC GTGGAGTACTTCAACAACGCGGCTATTGTGGAGCTGGTAGAGCGGCCCCACCGGGGCATCCTGGCCGTGCTGGATGAGGCCTGCAGCACAGCTGGCCCCATCACCGATCACATCTTCCTGCAGACCCTGGACACGCACCATCGCCACCACCCACACTACACCAGCCGCCAG CTCTGCCCCACCGACAAGACCATGGAATTTGGCCGAGACTTCCGGATCAAGCACTATGCAGGCGATGTCAC GTACTCTGCAGATGGCTTCATTGACAAGAACAGGGACTCCCTCTTCCAGGACATCAAGCGGCTACTGTACAACAG TGCGGACCCCACCCTGCGGGCCATGTGGCCAGATGGGCAGCAAGACATCACGGAAGTGACCAAGCGCCCCCTAACGGCCGGCACACTCTTCAAGAACTCCATGGTGGCCCTGGTGGAGAACCTAGCCTCCAAG TGCCTCTGA